aaatttgaaaattttcattccaaatgtgtccatgcccctttaaagtcTATTGTTTTCTACCAGAGCTCCATTCCAACTCTGCCATCATATGTTTCTCACTGAATTTTCAAACTGTTGGCTAAGTGGGAAGACACTGTTATGAATTTACAAATCTAATCTAGTTGCCACCAGAAAAGACAAAATTTAGATGAAAATATTCTCAGTCATGctgaattttcatttatcattcctagaaaaatacaacaaaactaGTACCTCTGAAGGAACCTTTGACTGTATACAAAGATCCTAAAAATGAGAAGACTTTTGATGATAAAGCTGTACAGACAGAGAGGTTGAGAAGTCTAGCTTGTGCAAATGATGATATTGAACAGGAAGCTTATGACTTAATGGTCAGCGGTAAGGGTCATTATATTTTCACTAAACGTGCTAATCATTAGTTATTCATTTAAGTTTTTACTGGTGCTTTTACTTTCATagaaatgttttacttttgtCATTATACATAATTACAATAAAAGAGGGCAATCTGTCTTGATCTTTATGTAGAGGAAGTTCCTGAGACTTATTGGAAGGAACTTGCAGAGCAGAGACGGATAGCATTAAATGATTCActtcatgaaaatgaaatggtAAGTACTTAAACGAAATCCTCTAAATAGTTCTATTATATCCtcaaatatttgttaaaaatgaaagtgGGATTATGAACATAATGCCAAAAAGAAattgttggtttccactttgcCTACCTACCCTAAAAATTTCTGCtgaccctaacacatttttgtctattctcacagattttgcaaatgtcatcactacaacaagagtatatttattgacttatttaTCAAGTTATTTAGTATGCACTAATACtagacagattccaaaacacagaaaccgttattgtttacagtaaagtgaagaaatgtattaattcatcatataaattttatttgattactaaataatcactttattttatgcatagtagAATACTAAATCATTAGAAAATTAATCAACctataaaatcaaaacaaaaaaactaccTACCGACTGACCCTTAAAATTTTGAGGTGAAAGTgaaaaccaacattttttttttttttggcccaAGTCAGAATTGATGGAGAAAAGGAAACATTCCCGAGTATAATTTTCCATTGAATATAAAGAAGATATAAACTGTAAAATTCGTTGTACAGTAGTTCATTATGAGTTTACAAGGACAATTTTAAAGCTTTAACCACTtttggatttatttttttatttattattattgatgCTAAAGCTAGATATGATAACTTTACACATATTTTTCTCCAAACTTTGAGGTGCTCTAACTGGTGAAATGTACGGTGTTGTATTTAATGCATGCAGATACATGTAGCCATGTTGATTCCTTTCATGCAATTTTGATCAaaccagatacatgtactacatcACTTGATGTTAACATGCCTGATTCAACTAAAatttaattcttttcaaattttcagctGCATAAAGAAGTTGAAGACCTAAAAGAGGAAAATTCCAAGTTAACAGAAATGGCTGAAAAGGCAGATTACTTTGCTGATGTTATTCAGGTAAAGGTGGGAAACAGAAACTTGGGACTTTTCAGAAAAAGATGTGGTCGCATAACCATTTTGCTGCAGCTGACATCAAATATTATAAGCACATTTCATTTAagcatgaaattttaaaattgtgtacaAAATTCTGCTGTTGGGAAATGTATTTTAAGATTCTTACTCTGACAGTAATAAAATACTCAGGTATAGATTGTTATAACAATAAAGATGCTGACCTGTATTTCCAGAGAAAATACTCGCGTATACATTGTTATAGGAATAAAGATGCTGACCTGTATCTCCAGAGAAAATACTCAGGTATAAATTGTTATAAGAATAAAGATGCAGACCTGTATCTCCATCATTGATATTGTATGACTACTTCTCTTTTATAGACCATTCTAGGAACTGATGAGGAAAGTGTAACAaggaaaattaaagaaaagaaGGATGAGAAATTATCAGAAGAAAGTCAAACAAGATCAACTGAAGAAAGAGAGATTATCTCACCAGAAAAAAAAGCAGTTCAATCACCTACAGAAAATCCAGCTACATCAACTACAGAAATAAAACAGTCAAATGGTGGGTCAAACAAAATCACTGTAGTAAATCACAGTCAGATCTAAAAATAACACGGTCCAATGGTGGGTCAAACAaaattactgtagtaaatcacaGTCAGATCTAAAAATAACACGGTCCAATGGTGGGTCAAATAAAATCTCTGTAGTAAATCACAGTCAGATCTAAAAATAACACGGTCCAATGGTGGGTCAAACAaaattactgtagtaaatcacaATCAGATCTAAAAATAACATGGTCCAATGGTGGGTCAAACAaaattactgtagtaaatcacaGTCAGATCTAAAAATAACACGGTCCAATGGTGGATCAAACAaaattactgtagtaaatcacaATCAGATCTAAAAATAACAGGGTCCAATGGTGGGTCAAACAaaattactgtagtaaatcacaATCAGATTTAAAAATAACATGGTCCAATGGTGGATCAAACaaattactgtagtaaatcacaGTCAGATCTAAAAATAACATGGTCCAATGGTGGGTCAAACAaaattactgtagtaaatcacaATCAGATCTAAAAATAACATGGTCCAATGGTGGGTCAAACAaaattactgtagtaaatcacaGTCAGATCTAAAAATAACACGGTCCAATGGTGGGTCAAATAAAATCTCTGTAGTAAATCACAGTCAGATCTAAAAATAACACGGTCCAATGGTGGGTCAAACAaaattactgtagtaaatcacaATCAGATCTAAAAATAACATGGTCCAATGGTGGGTCAAACAaaattactgtagtaaatcacaATCAGATCTAAAAATAACATGGTCCAATGGTGGGTCAAACAaaattactgtagtaaatcacaGTCAGATCTAAAAATAACACGGTCCAATGGTGGATCAAACAaaattactgtagtaaatcacaATCAGATTTAAAAATAACAGGGTCCAATGGTGGGTCAAACAaaattactgtagtaaat
This genomic window from Ostrea edulis chromosome 4, xbOstEdul1.1, whole genome shotgun sequence contains:
- the LOC125671874 gene encoding geminin-like translates to MEIGNCNETKENLGLLNVIHKGKMNKECDQSHGTRKIFQTLQSSAQNPQKLIGQPSVTKKNTTKLVPLKEPLTVYKDPKNEKTFDDKAVQTERLRSLACANDDIEQEAYDLMVSEEVPETYWKELAEQRRIALNDSLHENEMLHKEVEDLKEENSKLTEMAEKADYFADVIQTILGTDEESVTRKIKEKKDEKLSEESQTRSTEEREIISPEKKAVQSPTENPATSTTEIKQSND